The Erythrobacter aurantius genome includes a window with the following:
- a CDS encoding NAD(P)H-dependent glycerol-3-phosphate dehydrogenase, with product MSGTVGVIGAGAWGTALAQMLASDGGGVLIWAFEPEVVTAINCDHRNPAYLPSAELSPAIRATGDLGEMAGIDTVLVVTPAQVLGKVLGGLSQPPRDLVLCSKGIEAGSGLLMNDVARAAAPGSAIAVLSGPTFAHEVAAGLPTAVTLACEGGREQWERLAPVIARPAFRPYYSDDVTGAEIGGSIKNVLAIACGVVDGLGLGQNARAALIARGYAEMLRFGEAMGAQVETLSGLCGLGDLVLTCSSTSSRNFSLGKALGEGRSAAELMADRTTVAEGAHTAPVLAALAHERGIAMPITTAVNAILNGAAPKAIVAQLLARPLTAELPGDQSDIS from the coding sequence ATGAGCGGAACTGTCGGAGTGATCGGAGCGGGCGCATGGGGCACAGCGCTGGCGCAAATGCTCGCCAGCGACGGGGGCGGTGTCCTGATCTGGGCGTTCGAACCCGAAGTCGTCACCGCGATCAACTGCGATCACCGCAATCCGGCCTATCTGCCGTCCGCCGAACTTTCGCCCGCCATCCGGGCAACCGGCGATCTGGGTGAGATGGCCGGGATCGACACAGTACTGGTCGTCACCCCGGCGCAGGTGCTGGGCAAGGTACTGGGCGGCCTGAGCCAGCCCCCACGCGATCTGGTGCTGTGTTCGAAAGGGATCGAAGCGGGATCGGGCCTTTTGATGAACGATGTCGCCCGCGCCGCCGCGCCGGGCAGCGCGATTGCGGTGCTTTCCGGCCCGACTTTCGCGCATGAAGTTGCCGCCGGGCTGCCCACCGCCGTAACCCTTGCCTGCGAGGGCGGGCGCGAACAGTGGGAGCGGCTTGCCCCGGTGATCGCACGGCCCGCTTTCCGGCCCTATTATTCCGACGATGTGACCGGCGCGGAAATCGGCGGTTCGATCAAGAACGTGCTGGCGATCGCCTGCGGCGTGGTTGACGGGCTGGGTCTTGGCCAGAATGCCCGAGCCGCGCTTATCGCGCGCGGCTATGCCGAGATGCTGCGCTTTGGCGAAGCGATGGGCGCTCAGGTCGAAACGCTCAGCGGATTGTGCGGCCTTGGCGATCTGGTGCTGACCTGCTCCTCCACCTCCAGCCGCAATTTCTCGCTCGGCAAAGCATTAGGCGAAGGCCGGAGCGCCGCCGAACTGATGGCAGACCGCACCACCGTGGCCGAAGGCGCGCACACCGCCCCGGTGCTCGCCGCGCTGGCGCACGAACGCGGGATCGCCATGCCGATCACCACCGCCGTCAACGCGATCCTGAACGGCGCCGCACCCAAGGCCATCGTCGCGCAACTGCTCGCCCGCCCGCTCACCGCCGAATTGCCCGGCGACCAGTCGGACATTTCCTGA
- a CDS encoding oligosaccharide flippase family protein, whose translation MATLAKGGRTNTLGFILRLLGGIPFLFVGFRLYGVDEMGRFAIAFVVVEIVALICALGEKRGLAQRLTEGAEDKEDTPTNLVFDGMLASLAVSALICPLLLLAFPWIIFPNGTNSDFDMWMIAAIPAFALTEILLAAQAYKHDIATTVRARALVEPWTKSILVIALFFVPALSDGGIALAFVGAIYAALFTALWSFLKTYGLPKGWRPRPAYLIKLTSRALPLVGADVIERGTRLLDVFLLGQLTSANAVGIYWFAKEVVSLPQKLKSSFEPILAPVITKNLKIGNMDAIAAQVRQVGFWIIALQVGIALMLAIPGEAVMGLAGPAIVGGTGALAILLAAEVIASMAVVSESVLVYIARKRNLAISVGVITLQGALTVAFILLAQHLGYNEGFQAAGAAGALFVALAVSSLVKALVLKTLLKAPVSNWRWALVYAAAPAVVVGFVFTEFTPEWVELAIGGPAILFVYMWVIWKRGFTEADKVLFRKNANLPEEILEAAESTAKPR comes from the coding sequence ATGGCCACACTGGCCAAGGGCGGGCGCACCAACACGCTTGGCTTCATCCTGCGGCTGCTGGGGGGCATTCCGTTCCTGTTCGTCGGTTTCCGCCTTTACGGCGTCGACGAAATGGGCCGCTTTGCCATCGCTTTCGTGGTGGTCGAAATCGTCGCGCTGATCTGCGCGCTGGGCGAGAAGCGCGGGCTGGCCCAGCGGCTGACCGAAGGGGCCGAGGACAAGGAAGACACGCCCACCAATCTGGTGTTCGACGGCATGCTCGCATCGCTCGCGGTTTCGGCGCTGATCTGCCCGTTGCTGCTCCTGGCGTTTCCGTGGATCATCTTTCCCAACGGCACAAACAGCGATTTCGACATGTGGATGATTGCGGCCATTCCCGCTTTCGCGCTGACCGAGATCCTGCTCGCCGCTCAAGCCTATAAGCATGACATTGCCACCACGGTGCGCGCCCGCGCGCTGGTCGAGCCGTGGACCAAGTCGATCCTGGTGATCGCGTTGTTCTTTGTCCCCGCGCTATCAGACGGAGGCATCGCGCTGGCGTTTGTCGGGGCGATCTATGCCGCGCTTTTCACCGCCTTGTGGTCGTTCCTCAAGACCTATGGCTTGCCCAAGGGGTGGCGCCCGCGTCCGGCCTATCTGATCAAGCTGACTAGCCGCGCGCTGCCGCTGGTGGGCGCGGATGTGATCGAGCGCGGGACGCGGCTGCTCGACGTGTTCCTGCTCGGCCAGCTCACCTCGGCGAACGCTGTCGGCATTTACTGGTTCGCCAAGGAGGTCGTGAGCCTGCCGCAAAAGCTCAAATCCTCGTTCGAGCCGATCCTTGCGCCGGTGATCACCAAGAACCTCAAAATCGGCAATATGGACGCGATTGCGGCGCAGGTGCGGCAGGTGGGTTTCTGGATCATCGCGCTTCAGGTCGGAATTGCATTGATGCTGGCGATACCGGGCGAGGCGGTGATGGGACTTGCCGGACCGGCGATTGTCGGAGGCACAGGTGCTCTGGCGATCCTGCTGGCGGCAGAGGTGATCGCATCGATGGCGGTCGTGTCCGAAAGCGTGCTGGTCTATATCGCGCGCAAGCGGAACCTTGCGATTTCGGTGGGCGTCATCACCCTCCAAGGGGCATTGACGGTGGCGTTCATCCTGTTGGCCCAGCATCTGGGATACAATGAAGGCTTTCAGGCAGCAGGCGCGGCGGGCGCGCTGTTCGTGGCGCTGGCCGTATCCAGTCTGGTCAAGGCGCTGGTGCTGAAGACCTTGCTGAAAGCGCCCGTATCCAACTGGCGCTGGGCGCTGGTCTATGCCGCTGCCCCGGCTGTTGTGGTGGGCTTCGTCTTTACCGAATTCACCCCCGAATGGGTCGAACTGGCCATCGGCGGTCCGGCGATCCTGTTCGTCTATATGTGGGTCATCTGGAAACGCGGCTTCACCGAGGCGGACAAGGTGCTGTTCCGCAAGAACGCCAATCTGCCCGAAGAAATTCTCGAAGCCGCAGAAAGCACCGCCAAGCCGCGCTGA
- a CDS encoding vWA domain-containing protein, with amino-acid sequence MRQLKRAHLKISGVFVLGLIIAGCTPQGDMASTGSAPGKTSEALPPPPPPPPPPPPPPPAADASTVVVTGSRVQSSPAPGRRNRTGAVRGNAELAMAPPPPAYIVPPVVVPTDPGREQYAGEEVSPVKLVANEPVSTFSVDVDTGAYANTRRFLTQGQIPPQAAVRTEEMINYFRYDYDRPQSREVPFSVTTDVAKTPWNPDTYLMRIGLRGYDIDSEERPPANLVFLMDVSGSMNSPDKLPLVKTALSGLAGELGPQDRVSIVVYAGAAGLVLEPTNDVRKIRTALESLSAGGSTAGGAGLQLAYNIAEDNFIKGGVNRVILATDGDFNVGVSDNKSLIEMIEGYRDRDITLTTLGFGQGNYNEAMMEQIANKGNGNYAYIDSALEAKKVLGDEMSSTLFTIAKDVKIQVEFNPAVISQYRLVGYENRALREEDFDNDQVDAGDIGAGHQVTAIYEVVPAGTKGWIAPRRYEDQPSSEALRRMAEAAHIKLRFKLPDSDTSELIDTVVMSDALLNARAPSGDFAFAAAVAAFGQVLRGDELMMGFTHDDIGALAGRQNNFWRQEFLELNQLAAGMRGGG; translated from the coding sequence ATGCGGCAATTGAAGCGTGCTCACCTGAAAATTTCGGGCGTATTCGTATTGGGTCTGATCATTGCCGGCTGCACGCCACAGGGCGACATGGCCAGCACCGGCAGCGCGCCGGGCAAGACTTCCGAAGCGCTTCCGCCTCCACCGCCGCCTCCCCCTCCGCCTCCCCCGCCGCCACCGGCAGCGGATGCGAGCACCGTCGTGGTGACGGGATCGCGGGTTCAATCATCCCCCGCGCCCGGACGGCGCAACCGAACCGGCGCGGTGCGCGGGAATGCCGAGCTTGCAATGGCTCCCCCGCCACCGGCCTATATCGTTCCGCCCGTCGTCGTCCCGACCGATCCGGGCCGCGAGCAATATGCGGGTGAGGAAGTCTCCCCCGTCAAACTCGTCGCCAATGAGCCTGTCAGCACTTTCAGCGTCGATGTCGACACCGGCGCCTATGCCAACACCCGCCGTTTCCTGACGCAGGGCCAGATACCGCCACAGGCCGCCGTGCGGACCGAGGAGATGATCAACTATTTCCGCTATGATTACGACCGTCCGCAAAGCCGCGAGGTGCCGTTCAGCGTCACCACCGATGTCGCGAAAACGCCGTGGAACCCGGACACCTATCTGATGCGCATCGGCCTGCGCGGTTATGATATCGACAGCGAGGAACGCCCGCCGGCAAACCTCGTGTTCCTGATGGATGTGTCAGGATCGATGAATTCACCCGACAAGCTGCCGCTGGTGAAGACCGCGCTTTCCGGCCTTGCGGGTGAGCTTGGCCCGCAGGATCGCGTTTCGATCGTGGTCTATGCCGGGGCAGCGGGCCTTGTGCTCGAACCCACCAATGACGTGCGCAAGATCCGCACCGCGCTGGAATCGCTTTCCGCCGGGGGATCGACCGCCGGGGGCGCAGGCCTGCAACTGGCCTACAACATTGCCGAGGACAATTTCATCAAGGGCGGGGTCAACCGCGTCATCCTTGCCACCGATGGCGATTTCAACGTCGGCGTGTCGGACAACAAATCGCTGATCGAAATGATCGAAGGCTATCGCGATCGCGACATCACGCTGACCACGCTCGGCTTTGGCCAGGGCAATTACAACGAGGCGATGATGGAGCAGATCGCCAACAAGGGTAACGGCAATTACGCCTATATCGACAGCGCGCTCGAAGCGAAAAAGGTGCTGGGCGATGAAATGTCCTCCACCCTGTTCACCATTGCCAAGGACGTGAAGATCCAGGTCGAATTCAATCCGGCGGTGATCAGCCAGTACCGGCTTGTCGGTTATGAGAACCGCGCCTTACGCGAAGAGGATTTCGACAATGATCAGGTTGATGCGGGCGATATCGGCGCCGGACATCAGGTCACCGCGATTTACGAAGTCGTGCCGGCCGGAACGAAGGGCTGGATCGCCCCGCGCCGGTATGAAGACCAGCCTTCAAGTGAGGCGCTGCGCCGCATGGCGGAAGCCGCGCATATCAAGCTGCGCTTCAAGCTGCCCGACAGCGACACTTCGGAACTAATCGACACGGTTGTGATGAGCGACGCCTTGCTCAACGCGCGCGCGCCGTCTGGCGACTTTGCCTTTGCCGCGGCGGTCGCGGCATTCGGACAGGTTCTGCGCGGCGACGAGCTGATGATGGGCTTCACCCATGACGATATCGGCGCGCTGGCCGGACGGCAGAACAATTTCTGGCGGCAGGAATTCCTCGAGTTGAACCAGCTGGCTGCCGGAATGCGGGGCGGCGGCTGA
- a CDS encoding helix-hairpin-helix domain-containing protein: MSPQTAQAAFLIALGVVFLAVAIWMFMRANRRTKVIRDEGAAKDVLEEGASPAARNQALIDAPAAVARDVGQTSANANSDAIAAATASADAEAGAAVTPTTVPASAPAPAPAPAPAPAPKGEADDLKKIKGVGPKLVTMLKEQGITTYAQIAAWSDADVARIDEGLGRFKGRIERDQWVEQAKLLAAGDEAGFTEKFGRDG; the protein is encoded by the coding sequence ATGTCGCCCCAGACCGCCCAAGCCGCATTTCTGATCGCCCTCGGGGTCGTTTTCCTCGCCGTCGCGATCTGGATGTTCATGCGCGCCAATCGCCGCACCAAGGTGATCCGCGATGAAGGCGCGGCGAAAGACGTGCTTGAAGAAGGCGCAAGCCCCGCCGCCCGCAACCAGGCCTTGATCGACGCCCCGGCGGCGGTGGCGCGTGATGTCGGGCAGACTTCGGCCAATGCCAATTCCGATGCGATTGCCGCAGCCACCGCCAGCGCCGATGCCGAAGCGGGCGCCGCTGTCACCCCGACGACTGTGCCGGCCTCTGCCCCCGCGCCTGCACCTGCACCTGCACCTGCACCTGCACCGAAAGGCGAGGCGGACGATCTCAAGAAGATCAAGGGCGTGGGGCCAAAGCTTGTCACCATGCTCAAGGAGCAGGGTATCACCACCTATGCCCAGATTGCCGCGTGGAGCGATGCCGATGTTGCCCGGATCGACGAGGGACTGGGCCGGTTCAAGGGCCGGATCGAGCGCGATCAATGGGTTGAACAGGCGAAGCTGCTGGCCGCAGGTGACGAAGCCGGCTTTACCGAGAAGTTCGGCCGCGACGGTTGA
- a CDS encoding response regulator — MSQKILVAEDEMIVAFDLCDTMEEAGFEVEGPHAGISSAMLAFQKEKPDLAILDIDLCDGNVFALARVLDEEQVPIIFHSGRYSSKQVKAHFPSARTLQKPCPPSAVIAAVKEALQECAALAD; from the coding sequence ATGAGCCAGAAAATTCTGGTGGCCGAAGACGAAATGATCGTCGCCTTCGACCTGTGCGATACGATGGAGGAAGCCGGGTTCGAAGTCGAAGGGCCGCACGCGGGGATTTCCTCGGCCATGCTCGCCTTCCAGAAGGAAAAGCCCGATCTCGCCATCCTCGATATCGACCTGTGCGACGGCAATGTCTTCGCGCTGGCGCGGGTGCTGGACGAAGAGCAGGTGCCGATCATCTTCCATTCGGGCCGCTATTCCAGCAAGCAGGTGAAAGCGCACTTCCCCTCTGCGCGGACGCTCCAGAAACCCTGCCCGCCATCGGCAGTGATCGCCGCAGTCAAGGAAGCGCTGCAGGAATGCGCCGCCTTGGCGGACTGA
- a CDS encoding phage tail protein, whose amino-acid sequence MKKRIAAACLAAAATLTLASPAQAREGYLAEVFVFAGNFCPRGSLPADGRLLSISQNTALFSLLGTMYGGDGRTTFALPKLDGMDDKDGRPVRFCIVTQGIYPSRS is encoded by the coding sequence ATGAAGAAACGGATCGCAGCCGCGTGTCTTGCTGCCGCAGCCACGCTGACACTCGCCAGTCCTGCGCAGGCGCGCGAGGGATACCTTGCCGAAGTGTTCGTCTTCGCCGGAAATTTCTGTCCGCGTGGCTCTTTGCCCGCCGATGGCCGACTGCTTTCGATCAGCCAGAACACGGCCCTGTTTTCGCTTCTCGGCACGATGTATGGCGGCGACGGGCGCACCACTTTCGCTTTACCCAAGCTTGACGGAATGGACGACAAGGACGGCCGCCCAGTCCGTTTCTGCATTGTCACGCAGGGGATTTATCCCTCGCGCAGTTGA
- a CDS encoding acyl-CoA dehydrogenase: MHAPSSPDLATAGIVPFNWEDPFDLESQLTEDERMIRDAAHGFAQSELQPRVIEAFRNEVSAPELFPLMGQAGLLGATIPEEFGGAGASYVAYGLIAREIERVDSGYRSMASVQSSLVMHPIYAYGSEEQRRKYLPGLASGELIGCFGLTEPDAGSDPAGMKTYAKKDGDGYVISGSKTWISNSPFADVFVVWAKSEEHGGGIRGFILEKGMKGLSAPKIEGKISLRASTTGMIMMDEVKLPADALLPNVQGLKGPFGCLNRARYGISWGAMGAAEFCMHAARQYGLDRKQFGRPLAGTQLYQKKLADMLTDIALGLQASLRVGRLMDEGRFAPDMISVVKRNNVGKALDIARTARDMHGGNGISEEYQVIRHAVNLETVNTYEGTHDVHALILGRGITGIAAF, encoded by the coding sequence GTGCACGCCCCCTCGTCACCCGACCTTGCGACCGCCGGAATCGTCCCGTTCAACTGGGAAGATCCGTTCGATCTCGAAAGCCAGCTGACCGAGGATGAGCGGATGATCCGCGATGCGGCGCACGGCTTTGCGCAAAGCGAGCTGCAACCGCGCGTGATCGAGGCGTTCCGCAACGAGGTTTCCGCCCCCGAACTGTTCCCGCTGATGGGTCAGGCGGGGCTACTCGGCGCGACCATCCCTGAGGAATTCGGCGGCGCCGGCGCCAGCTATGTCGCCTATGGCCTGATCGCCCGCGAGATCGAGCGGGTGGACAGCGGATACCGTTCGATGGCGAGCGTGCAGTCGAGCCTCGTGATGCATCCGATCTATGCCTATGGATCGGAGGAACAGCGCCGCAAATACCTGCCCGGCCTCGCCAGCGGTGAACTGATCGGCTGTTTCGGCCTGACCGAACCCGATGCCGGCAGCGATCCTGCGGGGATGAAAACCTATGCCAAGAAGGACGGGGACGGTTACGTCATCTCCGGCAGCAAGACGTGGATTTCCAACTCCCCCTTTGCCGATGTCTTCGTGGTCTGGGCCAAGAGCGAGGAACACGGCGGCGGCATTCGCGGATTTATCCTTGAGAAGGGGATGAAGGGGCTGTCCGCGCCCAAGATCGAAGGCAAGATTTCGCTGCGCGCCTCCACCACCGGCATGATCATGATGGACGAGGTGAAGCTGCCCGCCGATGCCTTGCTGCCCAATGTGCAGGGGTTGAAAGGCCCGTTCGGCTGCCTCAACCGCGCGCGTTACGGCATCAGCTGGGGCGCGATGGGCGCGGCGGAATTCTGCATGCACGCCGCACGCCAATACGGTCTGGATCGCAAGCAGTTCGGCCGGCCGCTGGCGGGAACGCAGCTCTATCAGAAGAAACTCGCCGACATGCTCACCGATATTGCGCTGGGTCTACAGGCGTCTCTGCGCGTCGGGCGGCTGATGGACGAAGGGCGGTTTGCGCCCGACATGATCAGCGTGGTCAAGCGCAACAATGTCGGCAAGGCGCTGGATATCGCCCGCACGGCGCGCGACATGCACGGCGGCAACGGCATTTCCGAGGAATATCAGGTGATCCGCCACGCGGTGAACCTCGAAACGGTGAACACTTACGAAGGCACCCACGATGTTCACGCGCTGATCCTTGGCCGCGGCATCACCGGGATCGCGGCGTTCTGA
- the maiA gene encoding maleylacetoacetate isomerase, whose product MRLFGYYRSSTSYRLRIALELKGLEYENVGVNLLEDGQKDPAFTSRNPFGSVPMLEADGRDRAQSMALIEWLDEAYPENPLLPESIEDRYTARELTYAIATELHAPLNLPVLKYLKKPLGHPQSVIDHWYRHWLKRTLDPVEARLKQLDAGPFLFDKPGIFECILIPQVYNARRFHYDLTLHPRITRIEANCLALPAFQRAHPDKQNDSPERNP is encoded by the coding sequence ATGCGGCTTTTCGGATATTACCGGAGCTCGACCTCCTACCGCCTGCGCATCGCGCTGGAGCTGAAGGGGCTTGAGTACGAGAACGTCGGCGTCAACCTGCTCGAAGACGGGCAGAAAGACCCGGCCTTCACCAGCCGCAACCCTTTCGGATCGGTGCCCATGCTCGAAGCAGACGGGCGCGACCGGGCGCAATCGATGGCGCTGATCGAGTGGCTGGACGAAGCCTATCCCGAAAACCCGCTGCTGCCCGAAAGCATCGAAGACCGCTACACCGCGCGCGAGCTGACTTACGCGATCGCCACCGAACTCCACGCGCCGCTCAACCTGCCGGTGCTCAAATACCTCAAGAAGCCGCTGGGCCACCCGCAGAGCGTGATCGATCACTGGTATCGCCACTGGCTCAAGCGCACGCTCGATCCGGTGGAGGCGCGGCTCAAGCAGCTCGATGCAGGGCCGTTCCTGTTCGACAAGCCCGGCATTTTCGAATGCATCCTGATCCCGCAGGTCTACAATGCGCGCCGGTTCCATTACGATCTGACGCTGCACCCGCGCATCACGCGGATCGAGGCGAATTGCCTTGCCCTGCCCGCGTTCCAGCGCGCCCACCCCGATAAACAGAACGATTCCCCGGAGAGAAACCCATGA
- a CDS encoding fumarylacetoacetate hydrolase family protein yields the protein MKLATLNDGTRDGRLVVVSKDLTRCCAAGYIAPTMQAALDNWARVAPELEVLARDVEHEAVPCERFHERQAHSPLPRAYQWADGSAYINHVELVRKARDAEVPESFYHDPLMYQGGSDGFLPPRSPIPLGDVAWGCDMEGEIAVIVDDVPMGVSVEDAADHIKLVMLVNDVSLRGLIPGELAKGFGFFQSKPASAFSPVAVTPDELGDAWKDSLIHLPLMVDYNGEPFGRANVGVDATFNMAQLVAHAAKTRSLCAGSIIGSGTISNKGADGGPGKPVAEGGLGYSCIAEIRMIETIYDGAPKTPFMQPGDTVKVEMRDADNHSIFGSIEQTVVEA from the coding sequence ATGAAGCTCGCAACGCTCAACGACGGCACCCGCGACGGCAGGCTGGTGGTGGTGTCGAAAGACCTCACCCGCTGCTGCGCCGCCGGATACATCGCGCCGACGATGCAGGCCGCGCTCGACAACTGGGCGCGGGTCGCGCCGGAACTCGAAGTGCTGGCCCGCGATGTCGAGCATGAGGCGGTGCCGTGCGAACGCTTCCACGAACGGCAGGCGCATTCGCCCCTGCCCCGCGCATACCAGTGGGCAGACGGCAGCGCCTATATCAACCACGTCGAACTGGTGCGAAAGGCGCGCGATGCCGAAGTGCCTGAAAGCTTCTACCACGATCCGCTGATGTATCAGGGCGGCAGCGACGGTTTCCTGCCCCCGCGCAGCCCGATCCCGCTGGGCGATGTCGCCTGGGGATGCGACATGGAAGGCGAGATCGCGGTGATCGTCGACGACGTGCCGATGGGCGTCAGCGTCGAAGATGCCGCCGATCACATCAAGCTGGTGATGCTGGTGAACGATGTGTCCCTGCGCGGTCTGATCCCTGGCGAACTGGCCAAGGGCTTCGGCTTTTTCCAGTCAAAGCCCGCCAGCGCCTTCTCCCCCGTCGCGGTCACGCCGGACGAACTGGGCGATGCGTGGAAGGATTCGCTCATCCATCTGCCGTTGATGGTGGATTACAATGGCGAACCCTTCGGCCGGGCCAATGTCGGCGTCGATGCGACATTCAACATGGCCCAACTGGTGGCCCACGCGGCCAAGACGCGCAGCCTGTGCGCGGGATCGATCATCGGATCAGGCACGATCAGCAACAAGGGCGCGGACGGCGGCCCGGGCAAGCCGGTGGCAGAAGGCGGGCTTGGCTATTCCTGCATCGCCGAAATCCGCATGATCGAAACGATCTATGACGGCGCGCCCAAGACACCCTTCATGCAGCCGGGTGACACGGTGAAGGTCGAAATGCGCGATGCCGATAACCATTCGATCTTCGGCAGCATCGAACAGACCGTGGTTGAGGCGTAA
- a CDS encoding GNAT family N-acetyltransferase, whose product MASDDLTVEALTGAAIAPAIPALAQLRMRVFAEWPYLYDGDLAYEEEYLSEFAAAPDAVLVVARHEGRIVGAYTASPMAAQTGEIREPVAAAGFDTSAISYFGVSVLLPEYRGQGLGHAFFDHREAAARACGLKTAMFAAVIRPEDHPSRPQGYRPLDTFWRGRGYGPVKGLICNLAWRDHGEDAETPKPLQFWSRAL is encoded by the coding sequence TTGGCTTCTGACGATCTGACCGTCGAGGCACTGACCGGGGCGGCTATCGCTCCGGCCATCCCGGCTCTGGCGCAGCTGCGTATGCGCGTCTTTGCCGAGTGGCCGTATCTGTATGACGGCGATCTCGCGTATGAGGAGGAATACCTCAGCGAATTTGCTGCGGCGCCTGACGCCGTTCTGGTGGTCGCCCGCCACGAAGGGCGGATTGTCGGCGCGTACACCGCGTCACCGATGGCGGCGCAAACAGGCGAGATCAGGGAACCCGTCGCAGCCGCCGGGTTCGACACTTCCGCGATCAGCTATTTCGGTGTAAGCGTGCTTCTGCCCGAATATCGCGGCCAGGGGCTGGGCCATGCCTTCTTCGATCATCGCGAGGCCGCAGCCCGCGCTTGCGGCCTGAAAACTGCCATGTTCGCTGCAGTCATCCGGCCAGAGGATCATCCTTCAAGGCCGCAGGGATATCGCCCGCTGGACACATTCTGGCGGGGGCGCGGCTATGGCCCGGTCAAAGGGCTGATCTGCAATCTCGCGTGGCGTGATCACGGCGAGGACGCCGAGACGCCCAAGCCGTTGCAGTTCTGGAGCCGCGCGCTTTAG
- the ald gene encoding alanine dehydrogenase: MLVGVPKEIKNHEYRVGLTPEAAREYVTNGHRVIVESGAGLGITKTDDHYRAVGAEIVDSAEEVFARAEMVVKVKEPQPNEWVQLREGQILFTYLHLAPDPDQARGLMESGVSAVAYETVTDAHGGLPLLAPMSEVAGRLSIEASAQASHKNNGGRGILMGGVPGVLPAKVVVIGGGVVGTQAARMAAGLGANVEILDRSLPRIRMLDDMFQGRVTTRYSNAGTIENAITDADVVVGAVLIPGASAPKLVTRDMLGLMQPRAVLVDVAIDQGGCFETSKPTTHEEPTYLVDDIIHYCVANMPGAVPHTSSYALNNATLPFGLALARHGIEACERDPHLKPGLNVHQGKIVNEAVAESLGF, encoded by the coding sequence ATGCTCGTCGGTGTGCCCAAGGAAATCAAGAACCACGAATACCGTGTCGGCCTGACCCCGGAAGCCGCGCGCGAATACGTCACCAATGGCCACCGGGTCATCGTCGAAAGCGGTGCGGGGCTGGGCATCACCAAGACCGACGATCATTATCGCGCCGTGGGCGCCGAAATCGTCGACAGCGCAGAGGAAGTCTTTGCCCGCGCCGAAATGGTGGTGAAGGTGAAGGAGCCGCAGCCCAACGAATGGGTGCAACTGCGCGAAGGGCAGATCCTGTTCACCTATCTCCACCTCGCGCCCGATCCCGATCAGGCGCGCGGCCTGATGGAAAGCGGCGTGTCGGCGGTGGCATATGAAACCGTCACAGATGCGCATGGCGGCCTGCCGCTGCTTGCCCCGATGAGCGAGGTCGCCGGGCGACTCTCGATCGAGGCAAGCGCACAGGCGAGCCACAAGAACAACGGCGGGCGCGGTATCCTCATGGGCGGCGTTCCCGGCGTGCTTCCGGCCAAGGTCGTCGTCATCGGCGGCGGCGTTGTCGGCACGCAGGCTGCGCGCATGGCGGCGGGGCTGGGCGCGAATGTCGAAATTCTCGACCGTTCGCTGCCGCGCATCCGTATGCTCGACGACATGTTCCAGGGCCGCGTCACGACCCGCTATTCCAACGCAGGCACGATCGAAAACGCGATCACCGATGCCGATGTGGTTGTCGGCGCGGTGCTCATCCCCGGTGCGAGCGCACCCAAGCTGGTGACGCGCGATATGCTGGGCCTGATGCAGCCTCGCGCGGTGCTGGTCGATGTCGCGATCGATCAGGGCGGGTGCTTTGAAACGTCAAAGCCGACCACGCATGAGGAGCCGACCTATCTGGTGGACGACATCATCCATTATTGCGTCGCCAACATGCCCGGCGCGGTGCCGCATACCTCCAGCTATGCGCTCAACAATGCGACGCTGCCCTTCGGTCTTGCGCTGGCACGCCACGGGATCGAGGCGTGCGAGCGCGATCCGCATCTGAAGCCCGGCCTGAATGTGCATCAGGGCAAGATCGTGAACGAAGCGGTGGCCGAAAGCCTTGGCTTCTGA